One segment of Fusobacteria bacterium ZRK30 DNA contains the following:
- a CDS encoding IS30 family transposase, whose amino-acid sequence MNHKHFTIEERESIFKFLAQKKSISFIAAKLKKNRVSIYREINRNSVDGEYTPNKKMIEERSEEANDRSEIGHFESDTIVGAGKKGAMMTYVDRKSRYLVAELMINRKSDTFNEATIENFKYIPKEYIKTFTSDNGKEFSKFKELEEALGIKAYFANPYHSWERGTNENTNGLLRRTFPKGTIFSKIKRCEFYKAVNKINNRPRKCLNWKTPKEVFWGEIEKCCI is encoded by the coding sequence ATGAATCATAAACATTTTACCATTGAAGAAAGAGAAAGTATATTTAAATTTTTAGCGCAAAAAAAATCAATTAGTTTTATTGCAGCTAAATTAAAGAAAAATAGAGTTAGTATTTATAGAGAAATTAATAGAAATTCAGTTGATGGTGAGTACACTCCTAATAAAAAGATGATAGAAGAAAGGTCTGAAGAAGCGAATGATAGAAGTGAGATTGGTCATTTTGAAAGCGATACTATCGTTGGCGCAGGAAAAAAAGGTGCTATGATGACTTATGTTGATAGGAAATCAAGATATCTTGTAGCGGAGCTAATGATTAATAGAAAATCAGATACTTTTAATGAGGCAACAATAGAGAATTTTAAATATATACCTAAAGAATACATAAAAACATTTACATCGGATAACGGGAAAGAATTCTCTAAATTTAAAGAATTAGAGGAAGCATTAGGTATTAAAGCTTATTTTGCTAACCCTTATCACTCATGGGAGAGAGGAACAAATGAGAATACAAACGGTTTATTAAGGAGAACTTTCCCTAAAGGGACTATTTTTAGTAAGATAAAGAGATGTGAATTTTATAAAGCGGTAAACAAAATTAATAATAGACCAAGGAAGTGTTTAAATTGGAAAACCCCAAAAGAAGTATTTTGGGGTGAAATTGAAAAGTGTTGCATTTAA